A single Armatimonadota bacterium DNA region contains:
- a CDS encoding Gfo/Idh/MocA family oxidoreductase: MITRRDFMKKTAATTAVLAAPGAFAVTQDSPSLKVGLIGCGGRGTGAAMDSFHAAQGVVLWAMGDVFEDHLKGSADNLKKELKDSFKVTADRSFVGFDAYQKVIASGVDVVILTTPPAFRPVHLAAAVDAGKHVFMEKPVAVDPSGIRSVIESAKKADTKGLNIVAGTQRRHDVAYRECMQKIHDGALGEVVAAYAYWNQGGLWMNPRQEKWSDMEWQLRNWLYFTWLSGDHICEQHIHNMDVINWAMKGHPVKANCLAGRQVRTDPAYGHIFDHFATEYEYANGMKMVSMCRQIDGTASRVAEHIVGTKGSSNANTSIKGENSWRFEGDRPNPYVVEHTHLIEAIRSGKRINEGVQVAESTMTAILGRIAGYTGQEVTWDDAMKLDMNLMPEKLEFGHLGVPPVAMPGQTKLA, from the coding sequence ATGATCACCCGCAGAGACTTTATGAAAAAGACCGCAGCGACCACCGCCGTCCTGGCCGCCCCGGGAGCCTTCGCCGTGACACAGGACAGCCCGTCTCTCAAGGTCGGCCTCATCGGATGCGGAGGTCGCGGGACCGGCGCGGCGATGGATTCCTTCCATGCGGCCCAAGGCGTCGTGCTCTGGGCTATGGGCGACGTCTTCGAAGACCACTTGAAGGGTAGCGCCGACAACCTTAAGAAAGAACTGAAGGACTCGTTCAAGGTCACGGCCGACCGCAGCTTCGTGGGATTCGACGCCTATCAGAAGGTGATCGCGAGCGGTGTCGACGTCGTCATCCTGACGACGCCGCCCGCCTTCCGTCCGGTCCATCTGGCTGCGGCCGTCGACGCGGGTAAGCACGTCTTCATGGAGAAGCCCGTCGCGGTGGACCCGTCCGGGATCCGGTCGGTCATCGAGTCGGCCAAAAAGGCGGACACGAAGGGGCTCAACATCGTCGCGGGAACGCAGCGGCGCCACGACGTGGCTTACCGCGAGTGCATGCAGAAAATCCACGACGGCGCGCTGGGCGAGGTCGTGGCCGCCTATGCGTACTGGAACCAGGGCGGACTTTGGATGAACCCGCGTCAAGAGAAGTGGAGCGACATGGAGTGGCAGCTCCGCAACTGGCTGTACTTCACCTGGTTGAGCGGCGACCATATCTGCGAACAACACATCCACAACATGGACGTGATCAACTGGGCGATGAAGGGACACCCGGTCAAGGCCAACTGCCTCGCGGGCCGGCAAGTCCGGACGGATCCTGCCTATGGCCACATTTTCGACCACTTCGCGACCGAATACGAGTATGCGAACGGCATGAAGATGGTCAGCATGTGCCGCCAGATCGACGGTACGGCGAGCCGGGTGGCCGAGCACATCGTCGGGACGAAGGGTTCTTCGAACGCCAACACGTCCATTAAGGGCGAGAACTCCTGGCGCTTCGAAGGCGACCGTCCGAACCCCTACGTGGTCGAACATACGCACCTGATCGAAGCGATCCGGAGCGGCAAGCGCATCAACGAGGGCGTGCAGGTCGCCGAAAGCACGATGACGGCGATCCTGGGCCGCATCGCCGGATACACGGGACAAGAAGTCACGTGGGACGACGCGATGAAGCTCGATATGAACCTGATGCCCGAGAAGCTCGAGTTCGGCCACCTTGGCGTGCCGCCGGTCGCGATGCCGGGCCAGACGAAACTAGCCTGA
- a CDS encoding TIM barrel protein: MGVSRRDVLKGAAAVSAAGLTGVAFSATKEEPMNEQFKMKFAPHFGMFAQSAGNDAVEQLKFAAGEGFHAWEDNGMAGRPAAEQERIAQAMVKLQMTMGVFVVSMDTAWSPTLTTGAKEHLDKFLADCKAAVDVAKRVNAKWMTVVPGTFAERLETGYQTANVVDALRRACDVFEPHGLVMVLESLNPWRDHPGLFLSKIPQAFEVCRAVDSPSCKILFDMYHQQITEGNIIPNIDLAWSETAYFQIGDNPGRNEPTTGEMNYKNIFAHIHGKGFQGILGMEHGNSASGKEGERKVIDAYRSCEAF, encoded by the coding sequence ATGGGCGTCAGCCGCCGAGACGTCCTGAAAGGCGCGGCCGCCGTGAGCGCGGCCGGCCTGACGGGCGTCGCCTTTTCCGCGACCAAAGAGGAACCGATGAACGAACAGTTCAAGATGAAGTTTGCGCCGCACTTCGGCATGTTCGCCCAATCGGCGGGCAACGACGCCGTAGAGCAGTTGAAGTTCGCCGCCGGCGAAGGGTTCCACGCCTGGGAGGACAACGGTATGGCAGGGCGGCCCGCCGCCGAACAGGAGCGGATCGCCCAGGCCATGGTCAAACTGCAAATGACCATGGGCGTGTTCGTCGTAAGCATGGACACGGCGTGGTCGCCGACACTGACGACCGGGGCGAAGGAACACCTCGACAAGTTCTTGGCGGACTGTAAGGCGGCGGTCGACGTCGCCAAGAGGGTCAACGCGAAGTGGATGACGGTCGTCCCAGGCACGTTCGCCGAGCGGCTCGAAACGGGCTATCAAACGGCCAACGTCGTCGATGCCCTTCGCCGTGCCTGCGACGTTTTCGAACCTCACGGGCTCGTCATGGTCCTCGAATCGCTGAATCCTTGGCGCGACCATCCCGGGCTGTTCCTCAGCAAGATCCCACAAGCCTTCGAGGTTTGCCGGGCCGTGGACTCCCCCTCCTGCAAAATCTTGTTCGACATGTACCACCAGCAGATCACCGAGGGGAACATCATCCCGAACATCGACCTCGCCTGGTCGGAAACGGCGTACTTCCAAATCGGGGACAATCCGGGCCGGAACGAACCGACCACGGGCGAAATGAACTACAAGAACATCTTCGCGCACATCCACGGCAAAGGGTTCCAGGGCATTCTGGGGATGGAGCACGGCAACAGCGCGTCCGGCAAAGAAGGCGAACGAAAGGTGATCGACGCCTATCGGTCCTGCGAAGCGTTCTGA
- a CDS encoding mechanosensitive ion channel family protein produces MEWFLPEAARPYHNWFEAAVALGLGALAAIVLRILVGVLYARPVTNGVPFAVASRGPVLSLLVGGVLLSSADAAVRQFESVHAATVAAVERVLTVVWIGLLAYAVHWFTKSRLESARRDAKDSAHIDRLALSQKLVSGFAFSVGMLLAMRASGLDVTPLLAGGAVGGVIIGLALQESLSNVFSGLMINLDSSIGLGDTVRLPTGEEGLIESVGWRTTGIRQWDGSLLVVPNNQLSKQMVINLTRNQMLYVLDVQGRIPFGADLSRAESLLGTAAARVQAEYSGQHELARPVIRWREMVDGHMVFKIFVEIGNAHDQYRARSALMKSIYEAMVGGGILVAVSTPKPAPAPAPEE; encoded by the coding sequence ATGGAGTGGTTCCTGCCCGAAGCCGCGCGGCCCTATCACAATTGGTTCGAAGCCGCGGTCGCCTTGGGTTTAGGTGCCCTTGCCGCCATCGTCCTAAGGATCCTCGTCGGTGTCCTGTACGCCCGACCTGTAACGAACGGGGTCCCGTTCGCGGTCGCTTCCCGCGGCCCCGTCTTGTCGCTTCTCGTCGGCGGAGTGCTTCTCTCGTCGGCGGATGCGGCAGTAAGGCAGTTCGAGTCGGTCCACGCCGCGACCGTCGCGGCCGTCGAACGTGTGTTGACCGTCGTGTGGATCGGCTTGCTCGCCTATGCGGTCCATTGGTTCACGAAGAGTCGCCTCGAATCGGCGAGACGGGACGCGAAAGATTCGGCCCACATCGATCGGCTCGCGCTGTCCCAGAAGCTGGTCTCAGGCTTTGCCTTCTCGGTCGGCATGTTGCTTGCGATGAGGGCGTCCGGACTCGACGTCACTCCCCTGTTGGCCGGCGGTGCGGTCGGTGGCGTCATCATCGGCCTGGCGCTCCAGGAGAGCCTCTCGAACGTCTTCTCAGGCTTGATGATCAACCTCGACTCGAGCATCGGGCTGGGCGATACCGTACGGCTCCCAACGGGTGAAGAGGGTTTGATCGAGTCGGTCGGCTGGAGGACGACCGGAATCCGGCAATGGGACGGGAGCCTTTTGGTCGTGCCGAACAACCAGTTGTCCAAGCAGATGGTCATCAATCTGACCCGGAACCAGATGCTGTACGTCCTCGACGTCCAAGGACGGATCCCGTTCGGAGCGGACCTATCGCGGGCCGAAAGCCTGTTGGGCACGGCCGCAGCCCGTGTCCAGGCGGAGTATAGCGGCCAGCACGAACTCGCCCGGCCCGTGATCCGGTGGCGCGAAATGGTCGACGGTCACATGGTCTTTAAGATCTTCGTCGAGATCGGGAACGCCCATGACCAATATCGCGCAAGGTCGGCCCTGATGAAGTCGATCTACGAAGCGATGGTCGGAGGCGGGATCCTCGTCGCCGTATCGACTCCGAAGCCCGCGCCGGCCCCAGCCCCTGAGGAATGA